Genomic DNA from Fusobacterium varium:
TTTTAAAAATGGGAGATGCAAGATTCCATATTGTAGTTGATAAAAATGAGCATATGGGAAATAATGGTTCTGATTCAATAGAATTTCTAATTTCTACAAATATAGGACAGGGAATGAAGCCTCTTTGGAAGATAGCCTCTGGTGGAGAGGTAAGTAGAATAATGTTAGCTCTTAAAGTTATTTTCTCAAGAGTTGACAATATCCCTATTTTAATCTTTGATGAGATTGATACAGGAGTTGGAGGGGAAACAGTAAGAAAAATAGCTGATAAACTTAGAGAGATAGGAGATCATGCACAGGTGGTTTCTATTACTCACTCTCCAGCAATAGCTGCTAGAGCACACGAACAGTTCTATATAAAGAAAGAGACAGTTAATAATAAAACTTCTACCACTGTAAAAAAATTAGATGCTAAAGGAAGAGTTGTTGAGATAGCTCGTATGTTAGCTGGTGAAAATGTAACTGAAGCTGTTTTACAACATGCAGAGGAGCTTTTAAATGAGAGATAATATTGATTTTGTAGAGAAATTTTTCAATGATGCTAGAGAAAATCAGAGATTTTCAGATAGTACCTTAGATATGTACAGTAGAGATATCAATGAGTTTAAAGAGTTTTTAGGAGAGAAGGATATTTTAGAAGTAAATAATGAGATTATCTTAAACTATATTGAAAGTTTAAAAATTAGCTATAGTGATAGATCAATATATAGAAAAGTGAGTACATTAAAAACTTTCTATAAATATCTTCTTCAAAACAGGATAATAGAATCTCTACCAATTCAAGATATTCAACTTCCAAAACTGCAAAAATTTGTTCCTAAAGAGCTGGAACTTTATGAGTTAAATATGATATTGGAGAAATGTGGAGATAGTTTTGAGGGAATAAGAGATAGTTTAATAATAAAATTGATTTATGAAACAGGGTTACAAATAAATGATATCTTAAATTTAACAAGGGATAGTTTAAAAAGATATGAGTTTAAAAGTGTAGTTGTGAATAGAGGAAAGAATCTATTTTCAGAAACAATACCTCAAGAGTTAGGAGATAGATTAAAAGAGTTTGTACATATAGTAGAGGAGGTTTTTCCAGAGAGTGAAAGAGTTTTTCCAGAGCTATCAAGGCAAAATTTTAGAGCAAGATTTATAGCCTATGGAAAAAAGGCAGGTATAGATCATGAAGTTTCTCCAAATATGATAAAAAAAGCTAATTCTCAATATAGAGAGAGTGAAGAAGGTAGAGAAACATTGTTGGAAAAGATAAAAAAAGTATATTTAGAAATAGGAATAGGAGATGATTAATAGGTGAAAGCAGGATTTATTGCTGTTGTAGGTAGACCAAATGTTGGTAAATCTACTTTGATAAATAAGCTGGTGTCTGAAAAGGTAGCTATAGTTTCAGATAAAGCAGGAACAACAAGGGATAATATAAAGGGAATTTTAAATCTGAATGATAATCAATATATCTTTATTGATACACCGGGGATTCATAAGGCAAAGCACCTATTAGGTGAGTATATGACTAATAGTGCAATAAGAATTTTAAAAGATGTAGATGTAATTCTATTTGTATTAGATGGGTCACAAGAGATAAGTACAGGGGATCAATTTGTAATGGAGAGAGTTATGGAAGCAAAGAGAACTCCAAGAATCCTTGTTATAAATAAGATTGATAAGTTATCTGATGAGAAGTTAGCTGAAAAGAGAGAAGAGGTAAAGGCAAAACTTGGAGATTTTGATGGAGTTGTTGAGATATCTGGACAGTATGCTTTTGGACTTCCTAAACTTTTAGAGGCTATTGATCCATTTTTAGAAGAGGGGATAAAATACTACCCAGATGATATGTATACTGATATCTCTGTGTATAAGATAATAACAGAGATTGTTAGAGAAAAGATTCTTTTAAAAACTAGAGATGAGATTCCTCACTCTGTGGCTATTGAGATACTTAATGTAGAGAGAAGAGAGAATGGAAGAGATAAATTTGATATTAATATCTATGTTGAGAGAGATTCTCAAAAGGGTATAATTATTGGGAAGAATGGAAAACTTCTGAAAGAGATTGGTATTG
This window encodes:
- the era gene encoding GTPase Era, with the protein product MKAGFIAVVGRPNVGKSTLINKLVSEKVAIVSDKAGTTRDNIKGILNLNDNQYIFIDTPGIHKAKHLLGEYMTNSAIRILKDVDVILFVLDGSQEISTGDQFVMERVMEAKRTPRILVINKIDKLSDEKLAEKREEVKAKLGDFDGVVEISGQYAFGLPKLLEAIDPFLEEGIKYYPDDMYTDISVYKIITEIVREKILLKTRDEIPHSVAIEILNVERRENGRDKFDINIYVERDSQKGIIIGKNGKLLKEIGIEARKEIEELIGEPIYLTLWVKVKEDWRKKKPFLKELGYVEEK
- a CDS encoding site-specific integrase, producing MDFVEKFFNDARENQRFSDSTLDMYSRDINEFKEFLGEKDILEVNNEIILNYIESLKISYSDRSIYRKVSTLKTFYKYLLQNRIIESLPIQDIQLPKLQKFVPKELELYELNMILEKCGDSFEGIRDSLIIKLIYETGLQINDILNLTRDSLKRYEFKSVVVNRGKNLFSETIPQELGDRLKEFVHIVEEVFPESERVFPELSRQNFRARFIAYGKKAGIDHEVSPNMIKKANSQYRESEEGRETLLEKIKKVYLEIGIGDD